One genomic segment of Micromonospora sp. WMMC415 includes these proteins:
- a CDS encoding helicase-related protein has protein sequence MRGLKDFQRDTVAYLLNRYFGTDPTRRFLVADETGLGKSVVAGGVVAAMIDRLQRDDAVTRIDIIYICSNQDVAAQNLARLAGPHHATHPMSSRLTLLGRELPRFTPQARGGKPVNLVSFTPGTSFAPGWQTGTAAERAMLHHLLRNEGWDGWQRKAALRIMRCTTRSFERFQNRCANFPRTLTHGIDPRVRNRFLDRARAKGLLDQFDELIADIGRRSALTDSENGRCKTLVGRLRGVLAEAGAHALEPDLVILDEFQRFRNLLDPELGGEAAELAHHLFNHQDARVLLLSATPYKPFTYAEEAATDDHHADLKRVLNFLCPDPEWHDAVHAALRAHREAVLAGAPTGAAGDDVRRLLLRVMCRTERPALGRHAMLAEHITPAAGVDPTEIRSFVAMKRLGAALDAPVLLDYWKSAPYFLNFLEGYQLGDRLREVIKRGLGAEVRQLLDRAHLLDAAAVHKYAPIDLGNGKLRSLAAQTVDRGWWRLLWLPPSMPHYTLGPPFADAARQQITKRLLFSSWNATPTAVSALLSYEAERRVRDRHIEAPRSRLDYRMSDGRVASMSTVALFWPHPVLAAASDPLTAARRDPDRPPDLAAIESECRQRLLAEAPNTFRAAGHAGEPQPWRAVLGWPGANPGVFLDTAVEAATTGADPGNDADKDSYSGLVRHFQEALAAASAGGEPISASPDAVVDDLVAIGLHGPGNIAWRALGRLVDDERRVTPQGLWRAATIVAAGLRSLFNRPETMLLLDQLGLGDPYWRAVLRYCAAGGLQAVLDEYVHTLRSSAAETPLDDEALLAIARDVNRAVTVHSAPYSALDPLNPGSRISMTGRFALRYGGRGDDETNTKRMTGVRHAFNSPFWPFVVTTTSAGQEGIDFHTYCSAVVHWNVPANPVDFEQREGRVHRFGGHAVRRNIATRHRADALRSAHPDVWKAAYDAARQQSQLGDMAPYWVYPGPARIERHVLPLPLSQDLARYEQLKRDLALYRLTFGQPRQEDMLALLTSAGLADQQAERDTIDLRPPTRSARRSRVR, from the coding sequence ATGAGAGGGCTCAAGGACTTCCAGCGGGACACCGTCGCGTACCTGCTAAACCGGTACTTCGGCACGGATCCGACCCGTCGGTTCCTGGTCGCCGATGAGACCGGCCTGGGCAAGAGCGTCGTCGCAGGCGGTGTCGTGGCGGCAATGATCGATCGGCTCCAGCGCGATGATGCGGTAACGCGCATCGACATCATCTATATCTGCTCGAACCAAGACGTCGCCGCACAGAACCTGGCACGGCTGGCCGGGCCGCACCACGCCACGCACCCGATGTCCAGCCGGCTCACCCTCCTCGGCCGCGAGTTGCCCCGATTCACACCGCAGGCCCGCGGCGGGAAGCCGGTCAACCTCGTATCCTTCACACCTGGCACCTCCTTCGCTCCCGGCTGGCAGACCGGCACGGCAGCGGAGCGCGCCATGCTCCACCACCTACTGCGCAACGAGGGTTGGGATGGCTGGCAGCGCAAAGCCGCCCTGCGGATCATGCGATGCACGACCCGATCGTTCGAACGGTTTCAGAACCGCTGCGCCAACTTTCCCCGCACCCTCACCCACGGCATCGACCCACGCGTGCGGAACCGGTTCCTGGATCGCGCCCGCGCAAAGGGACTTCTCGACCAGTTCGACGAGCTGATCGCCGACATCGGGCGGCGGTCGGCGTTGACCGACTCCGAAAACGGCCGATGCAAGACTCTCGTCGGCCGGCTACGTGGGGTGCTCGCTGAGGCCGGCGCCCACGCGCTCGAGCCCGATCTGGTGATCCTCGACGAGTTCCAACGATTCCGGAACCTGCTCGATCCCGAGCTGGGTGGCGAGGCCGCCGAGCTGGCGCACCACCTGTTCAACCACCAGGACGCGCGCGTCCTGCTGCTGTCCGCCACCCCATACAAACCGTTCACCTACGCGGAGGAAGCCGCCACCGACGACCACCACGCCGACCTCAAGCGCGTGCTCAACTTCCTCTGCCCAGACCCCGAGTGGCACGACGCTGTGCACGCGGCGCTGCGCGCCCACCGCGAGGCCGTCCTCGCCGGAGCCCCGACCGGCGCCGCGGGCGACGATGTCCGGCGGCTGCTGCTACGGGTCATGTGCCGCACCGAACGCCCGGCCCTCGGCCGCCACGCGATGCTGGCCGAGCACATCACCCCCGCCGCTGGCGTCGATCCGACGGAAATCCGCTCGTTTGTCGCCATGAAGCGGCTCGGCGCGGCACTCGACGCCCCAGTCCTGCTCGACTACTGGAAATCGGCGCCATACTTCCTCAACTTCCTCGAGGGCTACCAGCTCGGCGACCGGCTGCGGGAGGTTATAAAGCGCGGGCTCGGCGCAGAGGTCCGGCAACTGCTCGACCGGGCGCACCTGCTCGACGCCGCAGCCGTCCACAAGTACGCCCCAATCGACCTGGGCAACGGCAAGTTGCGCAGCCTCGCCGCCCAGACCGTTGACCGCGGCTGGTGGCGACTGCTCTGGCTGCCACCGTCCATGCCGCACTACACGCTCGGACCGCCCTTCGCTGATGCGGCCCGCCAGCAGATCACCAAGCGACTGCTTTTCTCGTCCTGGAACGCCACGCCAACGGCAGTTTCGGCACTGCTCAGCTACGAGGCGGAGCGCCGGGTCCGAGACCGGCACATCGAGGCGCCCCGCAGCAGGTTGGACTACCGGATGAGCGACGGACGGGTGGCGTCCATGAGCACCGTGGCACTGTTCTGGCCACACCCCGTGCTCGCGGCGGCCTCTGATCCGTTGACCGCCGCCCGCCGCGACCCGGATCGGCCTCCGGACCTGGCAGCGATCGAGTCAGAATGCCGCCAGCGGCTGCTCGCCGAGGCACCAAACACCTTCCGTGCCGCAGGACACGCCGGGGAGCCGCAGCCCTGGCGTGCCGTTCTGGGCTGGCCCGGTGCCAACCCTGGTGTTTTCCTCGATACGGCTGTCGAGGCAGCCACCACGGGAGCCGACCCGGGGAATGACGCGGACAAGGACAGCTACAGCGGGCTGGTCCGGCATTTCCAGGAGGCGCTCGCCGCAGCCTCCGCCGGCGGCGAGCCGATCAGCGCCAGCCCGGACGCTGTCGTTGACGATCTCGTCGCTATCGGGCTGCACGGCCCCGGCAACATCGCCTGGCGGGCGCTCGGCCGGCTCGTGGACGACGAACGCCGCGTCACGCCTCAGGGGCTGTGGCGGGCCGCGACCATCGTCGCCGCCGGCCTGCGGAGCCTGTTCAACCGTCCCGAGACGATGCTCCTGCTGGACCAGCTTGGCCTGGGCGATCCGTATTGGCGGGCCGTCCTGCGCTACTGCGCCGCCGGCGGGCTCCAGGCCGTCCTCGACGAGTACGTGCACACGCTGCGCAGCTCGGCAGCGGAGACACCGCTGGACGACGAAGCCCTGCTGGCGATCGCCCGTGACGTGAACCGGGCGGTGACGGTGCACTCGGCGCCGTACTCCGCTCTGGACCCGCTCAACCCCGGCAGCCGGATTTCGATGACCGGTCGATTCGCGCTGCGGTACGGCGGCCGCGGCGACGACGAGACCAACACGAAACGTATGACCGGCGTTCGGCACGCGTTCAACAGCCCGTTCTGGCCCTTCGTCGTCACCACCACAAGCGCCGGCCAGGAGGGCATCGACTTCCACACATACTGCTCGGCGGTCGTGCACTGGAACGTCCCCGCCAACCCGGTGGACTTTGAACAGCGGGAGGGCCGGGTGCACCGCTTCGGCGGCCACGCAGTACGCCGCAACATCGCCACTCGCCATCGCGCCGACGCGCTTCGGTCCGCCCACCCCGACGTATGGAAGGCGGCGTACGACGCGGCGCGGCAGCAGTCGCAGCTCGGTGACATGGCGCCATACTGGGTGTATCCGGGACCGGCTCGCATTGAGCGCCACGTGCTGCCGCTGCCACTGAGTCAGGACCTCGCCCGCTACGAGCAGTTGAAACGGGACTTGGCGCTGTACCGACTGACATTCGGGCAGCCGCGCCAGGAGGACATGCTCGCGTTGCTCACCAGCGCAGGCCTCGCCGATCAGCAGGCAGAGCGGGACACTATTGACCTTCGACCTCCGACGCGCTCGGCGCGAAGGAGCAGGGTGAGATGA
- a CDS encoding phospholipase D family protein, whose translation MLLPPDGRALLTDVLRPPPGFRLDRAVGTTFTLELDSLLTAPLAFAAHALRDRDDPISILEGVRRCADRIDVFCQAGQIAAPPGNSSLLLLLEQAVHPVRSPRPGRLFHPKMWLVRYVRDGDRLLRCVVLSRNLTNDRSWDVCLTLDGVIGSRPDARNTPVVKLLRHAIDLATQPVPESRRAAIEELLEHLRRADWELPEGFLRDELYFYALGVPRTRSPNFAGTRHLVMSPFVGADGLDVCAPGNGELTVIGRQEELDRLPEGTLDGCSVLVLNDLAALDLDDETGPARLAGLHAKAYVVEYGRRARVIVGSANATGAAFTGNVELLVELVGSRERLGIDALAGEGADLRAILEEYERRDVVEPDEDTGRELEAYLRDIAAVPFHASVGTDAEPHELHVRAAGTLSPPPGGRLTVALLTRPDLVAELPGDAHFGGLATTEITRFLVLTAVAADGTTRRAVTIASLTGDPADRLDRVLAEQINTPDKFLQFLMLLLGLGSSAEVIGPAGAGGDTGLWRRGGVGVGVGVLELLLAALADRPAQLDELAGLVRQLTATERGRAVLPEGFLELWQHVDQVRRELAQTGVGA comes from the coding sequence GTGCTGTTGCCGCCTGACGGACGCGCACTGCTGACCGATGTACTGCGTCCGCCGCCGGGGTTTCGGCTGGACCGCGCCGTCGGTACCACGTTCACGCTGGAGTTGGATAGCCTGCTCACCGCCCCGCTGGCGTTCGCCGCGCACGCCCTGCGGGACCGGGATGATCCGATCTCGATTCTGGAGGGCGTGCGGCGCTGCGCTGACCGGATCGATGTGTTCTGCCAGGCGGGGCAGATCGCGGCGCCGCCGGGCAACTCCAGTCTGCTGCTCCTGCTCGAACAGGCCGTTCACCCGGTGCGAAGTCCTCGGCCCGGGCGGCTCTTCCATCCCAAGATGTGGCTGGTCCGATACGTCCGCGATGGCGATCGGCTGCTGCGGTGCGTCGTGTTGAGCCGGAACCTGACCAACGACCGCAGCTGGGATGTCTGCTTGACCCTGGATGGCGTGATCGGCTCGCGGCCGGACGCGCGGAACACTCCGGTGGTCAAGCTGCTTCGGCATGCGATCGACCTGGCCACGCAGCCAGTGCCCGAATCGCGGCGGGCAGCGATTGAGGAGCTGCTGGAGCATCTTCGGCGGGCCGACTGGGAACTCCCTGAGGGCTTCCTTCGAGACGAGTTGTACTTCTATGCGCTCGGCGTGCCGCGAACTCGGTCGCCGAACTTCGCCGGTACTCGGCATCTGGTGATGTCGCCCTTCGTGGGCGCTGACGGCCTCGACGTCTGTGCCCCGGGCAATGGTGAGTTGACCGTCATCGGGAGGCAGGAGGAGCTGGACCGGTTGCCCGAGGGGACGCTGGACGGATGCAGCGTGCTGGTGCTCAATGACCTCGCGGCGCTCGACCTGGATGACGAGACCGGGCCGGCACGGCTCGCGGGGCTGCACGCCAAGGCGTATGTCGTCGAGTATGGGCGGCGTGCCCGGGTGATCGTCGGGTCGGCCAACGCGACCGGCGCGGCGTTCACGGGCAATGTCGAGCTGCTGGTGGAGCTGGTCGGATCGCGGGAGCGGCTTGGCATCGACGCGCTGGCCGGCGAGGGCGCGGATCTGCGGGCGATCCTTGAGGAGTACGAGCGGCGCGACGTCGTCGAGCCCGACGAGGACACCGGACGGGAACTTGAGGCCTACCTACGCGATATCGCCGCCGTCCCGTTCCACGCCAGCGTCGGCACCGACGCGGAGCCGCACGAGCTGCACGTACGCGCCGCCGGGACGCTGTCGCCGCCGCCCGGTGGGCGGCTGACGGTCGCCCTGCTCACCCGACCGGACCTTGTGGCGGAGCTGCCGGGCGACGCCCACTTCGGTGGCTTGGCCACCACGGAGATCACCCGCTTCCTCGTGCTCACCGCAGTGGCTGCGGACGGCACGACCAGACGAGCGGTGACGATCGCCAGCCTGACCGGCGACCCGGCTGACCGCCTTGACCGGGTGCTCGCCGAGCAGATCAACACACCGGACAAGTTCCTGCAGTTCCTGATGCTGCTGCTTGGCCTCGGATCGTCCGCCGAGGTGATCGGTCCTGCGGGCGCGGGGGGAGACACCGGGCTATGGCGCCGAGGCGGCGTCGGCGTCGGCGTCGGCGTCTTAGAGCTTCTGCTCGCCGCGCTGGCGGACCGACCCGCTCAGCTTGACGAGCTTGCCGGCCTAGTCCGGCAGCTGACGGCCACTGAGCGGGGTAGGGCGGTCCTGCCGGAGGGCTTCCTGGAACTGTGGCAGCACGTTGACCAGGTCCGTCGTGAACTCGCACAAACCGGGGTTGGCGCATGA
- a CDS encoding DUF6361 family protein, producing MASQLSWLDSSRAEQQRVRELLNMFSEQESRDELGIGQVRDAFGDLLFPGTSTLHTRARYLLIVPWCIRQAGRRPDRDQAVELDRVERVVISALRAAGAIDGLIGRRASTGVKTLPSTIYASALRCFGIDKGGEFLAGVGDPEAAELTELRTSRWPSALPPPPAGFPEAVGTGLDLTLPEADWLREHIMTSTAGTLLAHLLQPGNRPEDDAAAPWRASAAGSAPERVRTDLEYARAFSTCMHGAALLYNLILAEEYKKAGHDRIEPPDYREALARWAERMATVAPWDRADMWSRLIAINPRINTNLRARAFIEAWIDLVLAGRAEGAADDVELRDLVARREKTVKKTQSRLVNSKLLRGWTGASGSRQLVYRWPQVRRMLADIHDGMEATGAVAA from the coding sequence GTGGCATCGCAGTTGTCGTGGCTAGACAGCTCCCGGGCGGAGCAGCAGAGAGTGCGCGAGCTGCTGAACATGTTCAGCGAGCAGGAGAGCCGCGACGAATTGGGCATCGGGCAGGTGCGTGATGCATTCGGTGATCTGCTGTTCCCCGGAACGTCAACGTTGCACACGCGTGCTCGGTACCTGCTGATCGTGCCGTGGTGCATCCGGCAAGCCGGCCGCCGGCCGGACCGCGATCAGGCAGTGGAGCTGGACCGGGTGGAGCGTGTTGTCATTTCGGCGCTGCGGGCGGCGGGTGCAATCGATGGCCTTATCGGGCGGCGCGCGTCGACGGGCGTCAAGACGCTGCCGTCCACAATCTATGCATCCGCGTTGCGTTGCTTTGGCATCGACAAAGGTGGCGAGTTCCTCGCCGGAGTCGGTGATCCGGAGGCGGCGGAGCTGACCGAGCTGCGGACGAGCCGATGGCCGTCCGCCCTGCCGCCACCGCCGGCCGGCTTTCCCGAAGCCGTCGGCACCGGTTTGGACCTGACGCTGCCGGAGGCGGACTGGCTGCGGGAGCACATCATGACCAGCACCGCCGGCACCCTGCTCGCTCATCTGCTTCAGCCGGGCAACCGGCCGGAGGACGACGCGGCGGCGCCCTGGCGGGCCTCGGCGGCCGGCTCGGCGCCGGAGCGGGTGCGGACCGACCTGGAGTACGCCCGGGCGTTCTCGACCTGTATGCACGGAGCGGCGCTGCTCTACAACCTGATTCTCGCCGAGGAGTACAAGAAGGCGGGCCATGACCGGATCGAGCCGCCGGACTACCGGGAGGCGCTTGCCCGCTGGGCTGAGCGGATGGCGACGGTCGCGCCGTGGGACCGAGCGGACATGTGGAGCCGCCTCATCGCAATCAACCCGCGCATCAACACCAACCTGCGCGCGCGGGCGTTTATCGAGGCCTGGATCGACCTCGTACTCGCCGGTCGGGCCGAGGGCGCGGCCGATGACGTCGAGTTGCGGGACCTGGTCGCCCGCCGGGAGAAGACGGTGAAGAAGACCCAGTCGCGGCTGGTCAACAGCAAGTTGCTGCGTGGCTGGACGGGCGCGTCAGGCAGCCGGCAGCTGGTGTACCGGTGGCCGCAGGTGCGACGCATGCTGGCCGACATCCACGACGGCATGGAGGCGACCGGTGCTGTTGCCGCCTGA
- a CDS encoding PIN domain-containing protein, producing the protein MLVTLTPGVDRDRVLELLRSASIEISNNYGKQDGYVRWALDVGRMLRGQIARSDLDQLLFTPAFYRLVDPVLMGTPQGFQLLEAEISERQAALTSAFETLQEQIGTWTATAGKVLAVVDSSVFLSHPAWTQDDDPTAVIASIPWAEELGVGCDDVLLVLPEVVIREFDRLKESGNQKSRHRASVTLAVVDKLLPHPYGTVTIRLKDNDWGEVAERGEMPRGAVQLRMFYDDLAHRPLSDPDAEIVDRAVAVQTLAGKPVRLVTMDTGMGLNARRAGLLVTKPAREIETPPAEGQSTRARRRAAAAAAAAEETTQ; encoded by the coding sequence ATGCTCGTCACCCTGACCCCTGGCGTCGACCGCGATCGCGTCCTTGAACTGCTCCGGTCCGCCTCCATCGAGATCAGCAACAACTACGGCAAGCAGGATGGCTACGTACGGTGGGCACTGGACGTCGGCCGGATGCTCCGTGGCCAGATCGCCCGCTCCGACCTAGACCAGCTCCTGTTCACGCCAGCCTTCTACCGGCTTGTCGATCCGGTGCTGATGGGTACGCCGCAGGGCTTCCAGCTGCTCGAAGCCGAGATCTCCGAACGCCAGGCCGCGCTCACCTCGGCCTTTGAGACGCTCCAGGAGCAGATTGGGACATGGACGGCCACGGCGGGCAAAGTTCTTGCAGTTGTGGACAGCAGCGTGTTCCTGTCCCACCCCGCATGGACTCAAGACGACGACCCGACGGCGGTCATCGCGAGCATCCCGTGGGCAGAAGAACTCGGCGTTGGATGTGACGATGTCCTGCTCGTACTTCCGGAGGTGGTGATCCGGGAGTTCGACCGGCTCAAGGAGTCAGGCAACCAGAAGTCCCGGCATCGGGCCTCCGTGACGCTGGCCGTTGTCGACAAGCTGCTGCCTCACCCCTACGGCACGGTGACGATCCGTCTCAAGGACAACGACTGGGGTGAAGTGGCCGAGCGCGGTGAGATGCCGCGCGGCGCGGTGCAGCTGCGGATGTTCTACGACGATCTTGCGCACCGTCCGCTTTCCGACCCGGACGCGGAGATTGTCGATCGCGCTGTCGCGGTGCAGACCCTCGCAGGCAAACCGGTCCGGCTGGTGACGATGGATACCGGAATGGGGCTCAACGCGCGCCGGGCCGGGTTGCTGGTCACGAAGCCGGCGAGGGAAATCGAGACGCCGCCGGCCGAGGGGCAGTCGACACGGGCACGTCGCCGGGCAGCGGCCGCGGCCGCGGCCGCTGAGGAGACAACGCAATGA
- a CDS encoding ATP-dependent endonuclease produces the protein MHLAELEMFGFRAFADARIPLRCGVTVLLGENSAGKSGTTDALRMLTEPLDGRRSLWADGDDVCRTGDHSSFTLRMTLRGTASELAPYSDAFIPSAQHEASARYALTYEPPGVAETRGRMSWTAGSGAVADDPDPGARSRLRHVYLPPLRDAARELGPAGNSRIRAIVERLLADDAFVDEAGDRHDRARFQSEVGEHLRRIELNPVLLRASQKVNEPLTELTSGAHEHITDLGYGRADLTSLVRGLRMRMADAGVEPRDLAESGMGYANLAYIATVLTHLHAAAQADLTLLLVEEPEAHLHPQLQAVLLDYLARTARDSQGASDNGWLGRIQVVVTTHAPLLAAHTDVDDIVVLQRRPVTAPPKLTSDPPAPAAPVKFTACAVAVAELGLVAADRARVNRYLDATRSSMLFGPRTILVEGIAEAILLPAMARTLFTGREWTSFVGSTIIAIDGVDFGPYLRMLLTMTPSGRIANRVAVLTDTDPGKRHDPVGALRRLIHSLGATDTAAVFASPSTLEPELLEASNAAFWPAWSAQRPTAGPRLKARVEAADADERARILISAMKKTRLRKGDFAQDFLDHTSGGGHRLHVPAYIREALTWLVAPLA, from the coding sequence GTGCACTTGGCCGAGCTGGAGATGTTCGGGTTCCGCGCGTTTGCTGACGCCCGGATCCCGCTACGGTGCGGCGTGACGGTGCTTTTGGGCGAAAACAGTGCCGGCAAGTCGGGGACGACCGACGCGTTGCGCATGCTCACCGAGCCCTTGGATGGCCGGCGGTCGTTGTGGGCTGACGGCGATGACGTCTGCCGCACTGGCGACCACTCGAGCTTCACGTTGCGGATGACCCTGCGTGGCACGGCCTCCGAACTGGCGCCGTACAGCGACGCCTTCATTCCGTCGGCGCAGCACGAGGCGTCAGCACGCTATGCGCTGACCTATGAACCCCCTGGCGTGGCGGAGACCCGTGGTCGGATGAGCTGGACCGCCGGCAGCGGTGCGGTCGCCGACGACCCCGACCCGGGGGCCCGTAGTCGGCTCCGGCACGTGTACCTTCCTCCACTGCGCGACGCTGCACGGGAACTGGGCCCGGCCGGCAACTCCCGGATCCGGGCGATCGTCGAGCGGCTGCTCGCCGACGACGCCTTCGTCGACGAGGCCGGCGACCGTCACGACCGGGCGCGTTTCCAGAGTGAGGTCGGTGAGCACCTGCGCCGCATCGAGCTCAATCCTGTGCTGCTGCGCGCGTCGCAGAAGGTCAACGAGCCCTTGACCGAGCTGACCAGCGGCGCGCACGAACACATCACCGACCTGGGCTATGGTCGCGCCGACCTCACCAGCTTGGTCCGTGGGTTGCGGATGCGGATGGCGGACGCGGGGGTGGAGCCGCGCGACCTCGCTGAATCCGGCATGGGCTACGCCAACCTCGCCTACATCGCGACCGTCCTGACCCACCTGCACGCCGCTGCCCAGGCTGATCTCACGCTCCTGCTGGTGGAGGAGCCCGAGGCGCACCTGCATCCCCAGCTACAGGCCGTGCTGCTGGACTATCTCGCGCGCACCGCGCGAGACTCCCAGGGCGCAAGTGACAACGGATGGCTGGGTCGCATCCAAGTCGTGGTGACCACGCACGCGCCGCTGCTGGCCGCCCACACGGACGTCGATGACATTGTCGTGCTCCAGCGTCGTCCCGTCACCGCGCCGCCGAAGCTCACCAGCGACCCACCCGCCCCTGCGGCGCCCGTGAAGTTCACCGCCTGCGCGGTGGCGGTCGCCGAGCTCGGCCTGGTCGCCGCCGATCGGGCACGGGTCAACCGCTACCTCGATGCCACCCGCAGCAGCATGCTGTTCGGCCCGCGCACCATCCTGGTCGAGGGAATCGCCGAAGCGATCCTGCTGCCCGCGATGGCTCGCACCCTGTTCACCGGCCGGGAATGGACCAGCTTCGTCGGCTCGACCATCATCGCGATCGACGGGGTTGACTTCGGCCCCTACCTGCGCATGCTGCTGACCATGACACCGTCGGGTCGCATCGCAAACCGGGTCGCGGTGCTGACCGACACTGACCCCGGCAAGCGTCACGACCCCGTCGGTGCCCTTCGCCGGCTGATCCATAGTCTGGGCGCCACCGACACCGCAGCCGTGTTCGCTTCGCCCAGCACTCTAGAACCGGAGCTGCTCGAGGCAAGCAACGCCGCCTTCTGGCCGGCGTGGTCGGCGCAGCGCCCCACTGCGGGACCCCGGCTGAAGGCACGCGTCGAGGCCGCCGACGCCGACGAGCGGGCCCGCATCCTCATCTCCGCTATGAAGAAGACACGCCTGCGCAAGGGCGACTTCGCGCAGGACTTTCTCGATCACACTAGCGGCGGCGGCCACCGGCTGCATGTACCGGCCTACATCCGCGAGGCCCTGACCTGGCTGGTGGCACCACTGGCATGA